The following DNA comes from Camelina sativa cultivar DH55 chromosome 14, Cs, whole genome shotgun sequence.
CAAATCCTACTTAGATTCCACCTCCAATGTCTTTTTACTTACCTTTCATCAGTCACAAAAGTCTAGATAGTGGGAAAAGGAGCAAAATGTCAATCTTCAGCTGAGGAACGTTGGATGCTGTCCCATAAACAAAATCTATGGTGGAGGATTCATCTCTGGTTTGACGATTGAAGAAGATGTGTCTGGTGGCTGAGAATGGTAAATCGCCATTGCCAACGAGATTGGCATAATGCAAAGAGCCTTTGATTGCAATAGCTGCATCGCTGCTCCAACGTTTTCTTCCATCAGCTTAGCCACTTGCCGCTCTGTCCCATCGTTTGACCATTTTTCCCACACGGCCTGCGTCTCGTCCTgaagaaaagtttttaaaccAGAAGTCAGTGAATCAAACCCATTACCAAAAGTTCTCTtgttttattctctctcttttaagtctatctctctctctctctctttagtctAACCTCAATTGATGACGACAATGGCATTTCAGTGACTAGTGGTGCGACAGCACCGGCTCCACCAAGACGACTCATGCTCAATACCTGCCACAGTTGACCAGAGATAAAGCTTATCAAGGAAAAGTATTATCAAAGCCCATCATTGCATAATATTCTTCAATGTTCTCATTAGCTTTATTATCGTAGTCCTCAATTGTAATGATTCTCCATGGGAGAGAAGCAAGCATTAAGTGAAAGAGACTAATGCCAAAAAAACACCCAATCATGTGCTCTTTGATTACTCTTTATTACTATTGAATTAAACAATTATTAATCTTTAATTCAGATTAGAATTTTGGTTGAATAGAGTAGGTGGTGGTGGGGACCAAGTATTTATACCACCAAATCCTTCTAGATGTTTTAAATAATCTCTCTTTCAATGATAGCATTTTACTGAAACTGAAAAACGACTGGGGTTTTACCTTAACTTGGAGCCTGAGAAACTTAACATAATCGACAATCTCATCGATCATAGCAGCCCTATCTGTCTGCATAAAGAAAGCAAACGCAACAGAAATCTTTATTATTTACAATTCCAAAGTTTGTGACTAGCCCAGTTTCTCTATTTGCCATTTACAAAGCTTCTCACTCATTGAGAACGCCAGTATTCTGATTAGCTTTGAGCTCTTTTTCAANNNNNNNNNNNNNNNNNNNNNNNNNNNNNNNNNNNNNNNNNNNNNNNNNNNNNNNNNNNNNNNNNNNNNNNNNNNNNNNNNNNNNNNNNNNNNNNNNNNNNNNNNNNNNNNNNNNNNNNNNNNNNNNNNNNNNNNNNNNNNNNNNNNNNNNNNNNNNNNNNNNNNNNNNNNNNNNNNNNNNNNNNNNNNNNNNNNNNNNNNNNNNNNNNNNNNNNNNNNNNNNNNNNNNNNNNNNNNNNNNNNNNNNNNNNNNNNNNNNNNNNNNNNNNNNNNNNNNNNNNNNNNNNNNNNNNNNNNNNNNNNNNNNNNNNNNNNNNNNNNNNNNNNNNNNNNNNNNNNNNNNNNNNNNNNNNNNNNNNNNNNNNNNNNNNNNNNNNNNNNNNNNNNNNNNNNNNNNNNNNNNNNNNNNNNNNNNNNNNNNNNNNNNNNNNNNNNNNNNNNNNNNNNNNNNNNNNNNNNNNNNNNNNNNNNNNNNNNNNNNNNNNNNNNNNNNNNNNNNNNNNNNNNNNNNNNNNNNNNNNNNNNNNNNNNNNNNNNNNNNNNNNNNNNNNNNNNNNNNNNNNNNNNNNNNNNNNNNNNNNNNNNNNNNNNNNNNNNNNNNNNNNNNNNNNNNNNNNNNNNNNNNNNNNNNNNNNNNNNNNNNNNNNNNNNNNNNNNNNNNNNNNNNNNNNNNNNNNNNNNNNNNNNNNNNNNNNNNNNNNNNNNNNNNNNNNNNNNNNNNNNNNNNNNNNNNNNNNNNNNNNNNNNNNNNNNNNNNNNNNNNNNNNNNNNNNNNNNNNNNNNNNNNNNNNNNNNNNNNNNNNNNNNNNNNNNNNNNNNNNNNNNNNNNNNNNNNNNNNNNNNNNNNNNNNNNNNNNNNNNNNNNNNNNNNNNNNNNNNNNNNNNNNNNNNNNNNNNNNNNNNNNNNNNNNNNNNNNNNNNNNNNNNNNNNNNNNNNNNNNNNNNNNNNNNNNNNNNNNNNNNNNNNNNNNNNNNNNNNNNNNNNNNNNNNNNNNNNNNNNNNNNNNNNNNNNNNNNNNNNNNNNNNNNNNNNNNNNNNNNNNNNNNNNNNNNNNNNNNNNNNNNNNNNNNNNNNNNNNNNNNNNNNNNNNNNNNNNNNNNNNNNNNNNNNNNNNNNNNNNNNNNNNNNNNNNNNNNNNNNNNNNNNNNNNNNNNNNNNNNNNNNNNNNNNNNNNNNNNNNNNNNNNNNNNNNNNNNNNNNNNNNNNNNNNNNNNNNNNNNNNNNNNNNNNNNNNNNNNNNNNNNNNNNNNNNNNNNNNNNNNNNNNNNNNNNNNNNNNNNNNNNNNNNNNNNNNNNNNNNNNNNNNNNNNNNNNNNNNNNNNNNNNNNNNNNNNNNNNNNNNNNNNNNNNNNNNNNNNNNNNNNNNNNNNNNNNNNNNNNNNNNNNNNNNNNNNNNNNNNNNNNNNNNNNNNNNNNNNNNNNNNNNNNNNNNNNNNNNNNNNNNNNNNNNNNNNNNNNNNNNNNNNNNNNNNNNNNNNNNNNNNNNNNNNNNNNNNNNNNNNNNNNNNNNNNNNNNNNNNNNNNNNNNNNNNNNNNNNNNNNNNNNNNNNNNNNNNNNNNNNNNNNNNNNNNNNNNNNNNNNNNNNNNNNNNNNNNNNNNNNNNNNNNNNNNNNNNNNNNNNNNNNNNNNNNNNNNNNNNNNNNNNNNNNNNNNNNNNNNNNNNNNNNNNNNNNNNNNNNNNNNNNNNNNNNNNNNNNNNNNNNNNNNNNNNNNNNNNNNNNNNNNNNNNNNNNNNNNNNNNNNNNNNNNNNNNNNNNNNNNNNNNNNNNNNNNNNNNNNNNNNNNNNNNNNNNNNNNNNNNNNNNNNNNNNNNNNNNNNNNNNNNNNNNNNNNNNNNNNNNNNNNNNNNNNNNNNNNNNNNNNNNNNNNNNNNNNNNNNNNNNNNNNNNNNNNNNNNNNNNNNNNNNNNNNNNNNNNNNNNNNNNNNNNNNNNNNNNNNNNNNNNNNNNNNNNNNNNNNNNNNNNNNNNNNNNNNNNNNNNNNNNNNNNNNNNNNNNNNNNNNNNNNNNNNNNNNNNNNNNNNNNNNNNNNNNNNNNNNNNNNNNNNNNNNNNNNNNNNNNNNNNNNNNNNNNNNNNNNNNNNNNNNNNNNNNNNNNNNNNNNNNNNNNNNNNNNNNNNNNNNNNNNNNNNNNNNNNNNNNNNNNNNNNNNNNNNNNNNNNNNNNNNNNNNNNNNNNNNNNNNNNNNNNNNNNNNNNNNNNNNNNNNNNNNNNNNNNNNNNNNNNNNNNNNNNNNNNNNNNNNNNNNNNNNNNNNNNNNNNNNNNNNNNNNNNNNNNNNNNNNNNNNNNNNNNNNNNNNNNNNNNNNNNNNNNNNNNNNNNNNNNNNNNNNNNNNNNNNNNNNNNNNNNNNNNNNNNNNNNNNNNNNNNNNNNNNNNNNNNNNNNNNNNNNNNNNNNNNNNNNNNNNNNNNNNNNNNNNNNNNNNNNNNNNNNNNNNNNNNNNNNNNNNNNNNNNNNNNNNNNNNNNNNNNNNNNNNNNNNNNNNNNNNNNNNNNNNNNNNNNNNNNNNNNNNNNNNNNNNNNNNNNNNNNNNNNNNNNNNNNNNNNNNNNNNNNNNNNNNNNNNNNNNNNNNNNNNNNNNNNNNNNNNNNNNNNNNNNNNNNNNNNNNNNNNNNNNNNNNNNNNNNNNNNNNNNNNNNNNNNNNNNNNNNNNNNNNNNNNNNNNNNNNNNNNNNNNNNNNNNNNNNNNNNNNNNNNNNNNNNNNNNNNNNNNNNNNNNNNNNNNNNNNNNNNNNNNNNNNNNNNNNNNNNNNNNNNNNNNNNNNNNNNNNNNNNNNNNNNNNNNNNNNNNNNNNNNNNNNNNNNNNNNNNNNNNNNNNNNNNNNNNNNNNNNNNNNNNNNNNNNNNNNNNNNNNNNNNNNNNNNNNNNNNNNNNNNNNNNNNNNNNNNNNNNNNNNNNNNNNNNNNNNNNNNNNNNNNNNNNNNNNNNNNNNNNNNNNNNNNNNNNNNNNNNNNNNNNNNNNNNNNNNNNNNNNNNNNNNNNNNNNNNNNNNNNNNNNNNNNNNNNNNNNNNNNNNNNNNNNNNNNNNNNNNNNNNNNNNNNNNNNNNNNNNNNNNNNNNNNNNNNNNNNNNNNNNNNNNNNNNNNNNNNNNNNNNNNNNNNNNNNNNNNNNNNNNNNNNNNNNNNNNNNNNNNNNNNNNNNNNNNNNNNNNNNNNNNNNNNNNNNNNNNNNNNNNNNNNNNNNNNNNNNNNNNNNNNNNNNNNNNNNNNNNNNNNNNNNNNNNNNNNNNNNNNNNNNNNNNNNNNNNNNNNNNNNNNNNNNNNNNNNNNNNNNNNNNNNNNNNNNNNNNNNNNNNNNNNNNNNNNNNNNNNNNNNNNNNNNNNNNNNNNNNNNNNNNNNNNNNNNNNNNNNNNNNNNNNNNNNNNNNNNNNNNNNNNNNNNNNNNNNNNNNNNNNNNNNNNNNNNNNNNNNNNNNNNNNNNNNNNNNNNNNNNNNNNNNNNNNNNNNNNNNNNNNNNNNNNNNNNNNNNNNNNNNNNNNNNNNNNNNNNNNNNNNNNNNNNNNNNNNNNNNNNNNNNNNNNNNNNNNNNNNNNNNNNNNNNNNNNNNNNNNNNNNNNNNNNNNNNNNNNNNNNNNNNNNNNNNNNNNNNNNNNNNNNNNNNNNNNNNNNNNNNNNNNNNNNNNNNNNNNNNNNNNNNNNNNNNNNNNNNNNNNNNNNNNNNNNNNNNNNNNNNNNNNNNNNNNNNNNNNNNNNNNNNNNNNNNNNNNNNNNNNNNNNNNNNNNNNNNNNNNNNNNNNNNNNNNNNNNNNNNNNNNNNNNNNNNNNNNNNNNNNNNNNNNNNNNNNNNNNNNNNNNNNNNNNNNNNNNNNNNNNNNNNNNNNNNNNNNNNNNNNNNNNNNNNNNNNNNNNNNNNNNNNNNNNNNNNNNNNNNNNNNNNNNNNNNNNNNNNNNNNNNNNNNNNNNNNNNNNNNNNNNNNNNNNNNNNNNNNNNNNNNNNNNNNNNNNNNNNNNNNNNNNNNNNNNNNNNNNNNNNNNNNNNNNNNNNNNNNNNNNNNNNNNNNNNNNNNNNNNNNNNNNNNNNNNNNNNNNNNNNNNNNNNNNNNNNNNNNNNNNNNNNNNNNNNNNNNNNNNNNNNNNNNNNNNNNNNNNNNNNNNNNNNNNNNNNNNNNNNNNNNNNNNNNNNNNNNNNNNNNNNNNNNNNNNNNNNNNNNNNNNNNNNNNNNNNNNNNNNNNNNNNNNNNNNNNNNNNNNNNNNNNNNNNNNNNNNNNNNNNNNNNNNNNNNNNNNNNNNNNNNNNNNNNNNNNNNNNNNNNNNNNNNNNNNNNNNNNNNNNNNNNNNNNNNNNNNNNNNNNNNNNNNNNNNNNNNNNNNNNNNNNNNNNNNNNNNNNNNNNNNNNNNNNNNNNNNNNNNNNNNNNNNNNNNNNNNNNNNNNNNNNNNNNNNNNNNNNNNNNNNN
Coding sequences within:
- the LOC104738798 gene encoding transcription factor bHLH7 yields the protein MQTDRAAMIDEIVDYVKFLRLQVKVLSMSRLGGAGAVAPLVTEMPLSSSIEDETQAVWEKWSNDGTERQVAKLMEENVGAAMQLLQSKALCIMPISLAMAIYHSQPPDTSSSIVKPEMNPPP